The genomic window TCGCAACCTGGGCAGCAAGGCCATCAAGATGATCTACGGCGACGAAGCCAAGGCCGGCAAATCGGTCAAGGTGGTCGACGTGGACAAGGCCGATCGCGCCCGCTTCGCCCTGACCGACGCCGAAGTGACCGAGCTGGCCAAGCAGGCCCTGATCATCGAGAAGCACTACCAGCGTCCGATGGACATCGAGTGGGCCAAGGACGGTGACGACGGCAAGCTGTACATCGTGCAGGCGCGCCCGGAAACCGTGAAGAGCCGTTCCAGCGCCAACGTGATGGAACGCTACCTGCTCAAGGAAAAAGGCAAGGTGCTGGTCGAAGGCCGCGCCATCGGCCAGCGCATCGGTGCCGGCCCGGTGAAGGTGATCCACGACGTTTCCGAGATGGACAAGGTCCAGCCGGGCGACGTGCTGGTCTCCGACATGACCGACCCGGACTGGGAGCCGGTGATGAAGCGCGCCAGCGCCATCGTCACCAACCGCGGCGGGCGTACCTGCCACGCGGCGATCATCGCCCGTGAACTGGGCATCCCGGCGGTCGTCGGCTGTGGCAATGCCACTGCGGCACTGAAGGACGGCCAGCGCGTGACCGTGTCCTGCGCCGAGGGCGACACCGGCCTGATCTACGAAGGCGAACTGGGCTTCGACGTGCGCCAGAACTCGGTCGACGCCATGCCCGAGCTGCCGTTCAAGATCATGATGAACGTCGGCAACCCCGACCGCGCCTTCGACTTCGCGCAACTGCCGAACGAAGGTGTGGGCCTGGCCCGCCTGGAATTCATCATCAACCGCATGATCGGCGTGCACCCCAAGGCATTGCTGAATTTCGCCGGCCTGCCGGCGGACATCAAGGAAAGCGTCGAGAAGCGCATCGCCGGCTACGACGATCCGGTGGGCTTCTACGTCGAGAAGCTGGTCGAGGGCGTCAGCACCCTGGCCGCGGCGTTCTGGCCGAAGAAGGTCATCGTGCGTCTGTCGGACTTCAAGTCCAACGAATACGCCAACCTGATCGGCGGCAAGCTCTACGAGCCGGAAGAAGAGAACCCGATGCTCGGCTTCCGTGGCGCCTCGCGCTACATCAGTGAATCCTTCCGCGACTGCTTCGAGCTCGAATGCCGCGCGATGAAGAAAGTCCGCAACGAGATGGGCCTGACCAACGTCGAGCTGATGGTGCCGTTCGTGCGTACCCTGGGCGAAGCCTCCCAGGTCGTCGACCTGCTGGCCACCAATGGCCTCAAGCGCGGCGAGAACGGCCTGCGCGTCATCATGATGTGCGAGCTGCCGTCCAACGCCCTGCTGGCCGACGAGTTCCTCGAGTTCTTCGACGGCTTCTCCATCGGCTCCAACGACCTGACCCAGCTGACCCTGGGCCTGGACCGCGACTCGGGCATCGTCGCGCACCTGTTCGACGAGCGTAACCCGGCGGTGAAGAAGCTGCTGTCCAATGCCATCCAGGCGTGCAACCGTGCCGGCAAGTACATCGGCATCTGCGGCCAGGGCCCGTCGGACCACCCGGACCTCGCCAAGTGGCTGATGGAGCAGGGCATCGAGAGCGTGTCGCTGAACCCCGACTCGGTCCTCGACACCTGGTTCTTCCTCGCGGAAGGCCAGTCCTGACGTCTCCTTTACCATCCTGAAAAGGGCGGGTGATTTCACCCGCCCTTTTTTATGCAAGCGATTCCATGCAAAGCAGCAGTCAACTTTTCCCTGTCGCGCTGATGAGCGCCGAACTGCGGGGCGACCTCACCGAGGACGTCTACCTGCTCAAGCCCAATAACAGCCCGGACTCCAGCGTCGAGCTGGCGGTCACTCGTCTTGGTCGTGCGGACGAGCGCCGTGGCGTGCCGGTGATCCTGTTGCACGGCAGCTTCTCCAATCGCCGTTTCTGGTTCTCACCCAAGGGAATCGGGTTGGGGGCTTATCTGGCGCGCGCAGGCTACGACGTATGGATTGCCGAGATGCGCGGCCATGGCTTGTCGCCGCGCAACGAAGGTTACGATCGCAACCGCGTGGCGGACTACGCGCGCTTCGACCTGCCCGCCATCGGCAGCTTTGTGGTCGAGCAGAACGGCCAGGCGCCCCACTGGATCGGCCATTCCCTGGGGGGCGTCACCCTGGCGGCGGCACTGGGCGGTGGCTACCTGGACGAGCGGCAGGCGGCCAGCGCGGTGCTGTGCGGTAGCCAGGTGAGCCGCACCTACTGGCCGCTGAAGCTGCCGCCGGTGGCCTGGAGCGGGCGCTTCCTGCTCAAGCGCATGGGCGGATTGTCGGGCACCCGGCTCAAGCGCGGCCCGGAGGACGAACCCCTGGGGCTGGCCCTCGAGGCGCTGCACTGGTACAGCCTGTTCGGCCGCTTCGGCGAAAAGGACAACGACTGGTGGGGCGGGCTGCAGAAGGCAACCCTGCCGGTGCTGGCCATCGGCTCCGATGGCGACCTCCAGGACCCGGCCTGGGCGTGCCGCAAGCTCCTGGAACAATTCGGTTCGCAGGTGCGGCAATTCCTGCGCCTGGGACGGCGCCACGGTTTCTCCGAGGATTTCGGCCACGTCGAGATGCTCATCAGCAAAAACGCCCAGCGGGAAGTCTGGCCGCTGCTGCACTACTGGCTCGAACACGGGGAATTGCCGGAGGGGCAGGGCGCTCTGGCGCAGGCTTGAGCTTGGCGTGGCAGGGAGTAGACTGTGACGCCATTGCGGCTTCCGGTCACATCCAGGCCCGAAACCCCGGCGGATTTCATCAAGAGGAGCGTCTCCATGCATTACGTCACCCCCGATCTGTGCGATGCCTACCCGGAGCTGGTCCAGGTCGTCGAGCCGATGTTCAGCAACTTCGGCGGGCGGGACTCCTTCGGTGGCGAAATCGTCACCATCAAGTGCTTCGAAGACAACTCCGTGGTCAAGGAGCAGGTCGAGAAGGACGGCAAGGGCAAGGTGCTGGTGGTGGATGGCGGTGGCTCGCTGCGCCGCGCGCTGCTGGGCGATATGCTCGCCGAGAAGGCCGCCAAGAACGGTTGGGAAGGCATCGTGGTGTACGGCTGCATCCGTGACGTCGACGTCATCGCGCAGACCGACCTGGGCGTGCAGGCGCTGGCCAGCCACCCGATGAAGACCGACAAGCGCGGCATTGGCGACCTGAACGTGGCAGTGACCTTCGGCGGCATCACCTTCCGCCCGGGCGAGTTCGTCTATGCCGACAACAACGGCATCATCGTGTCGCCTAAGGCATTGAAAATGCCGGAATAATCCGAACCTTCACAGCGTAGTTCGGTCAATGCCGGAAGCGAAAGCTTCCGGCATTTTTCATGGGTCTCGCGATACGCGACCTCCAATGAAGGAACAGGGCATGCAGCAGTACGAGAGCGGCACCGAACGGGGTTTGATCGACGGCTTCGTGCTGGACGGTCACGGTGGCGGCCGGCGAATCACCCGCAGCGAACTGCCGCTGCTGGACCTCAAGCCCGAGGAAAGCCTTTGGGTGCACTGGGACCGCGGTGTGCCCGAGGCGCAAAGCTGGCTGCGCGAGTCCAGCGGCCTCAACCAGTTCGCCTGCGACCTGCTGCTGGAAGAGGCGACCCGTCCGCGCCTGGTGGACCTGGGTGGCGAACGTCTGCTGCTGTTCCTGCGCGGGGTCAACCTCAACCCCGGCGCGGTGCCGGAAGACATGGTCTCGCTGCGCGTCTACGCCGAGGCGCAGCGGGTCATCTCCCTGCGCCTGCGCCCGCTCAAGGCCGTGGCTGACCTGCGCGCCGACCTGGATGCCGGCACCGGCCCGAAAACCGCGTCGGAGGTGGTGCTGTACCTCGCCCATTACCTCACCGACCGCGTCGACACGCTGATCGGCGGGCTGGCCGACCAGCTCGACAGCATGGAAGAGTCCATCGAGGAAGATGAGCGCAGCATCCCCGACCAGCACCAGTTGCGCACCCTGCGACGACGTGCCGCAGGTCTGCGTCGCTACCTGGCGCCGCAGCGGGACATCTACTCGCAGATGGTCAAGTACAAGGCGTCCTGGACAGTGGTCGACGACGCCGATTACTGGAACGAACTGTACAACCGCCTGACCCGCAACCTGGAGGAGCTGGAGCTGGTGCGCGAGCGCATCAGCCTGATCCAGGAGGCCGAACATCGTCGAATTACCGAGCGGATGAACCGCACCATGTATCTGCTTGGTATCATCACCGGCTTTTTCCTGCCCATCAGCTTCGTGACCGGGCTGCTGGGCATCAACGTGGGCGGCATTCCCGGCGCCAGCGCGCCTTACGGATTCGCCGTGGCGTGCGCGGTAATCCTTGGTGTGGTGGGGTTTCAGTGGTGGATCTTCCGCCGCCTGCGTTGGCTCTAGGTGTGACTTTTGAGGTGGTGGGGGCGTCAAGCACCTCACACAGGCGAGGTGCGCATGCACGACCCATTTGAAGAATCCCTGCGCGATCTGCTGCGAATGCCCCCGGAACAGCCCGGCGACGATTCGCGGCTGGACCGCGTCCTCAAGACCGCCAACCGCCAGGTGGGCGCGGGCGATCTGTTCAGCCTGATGGGCCATTGGTTCCAGGCTCTGTCCATTGGCGTGAGCCGTGGCGCCGCACACCTTGCACCCGTCTCGCGTCACGCGCAGAATTCCGCCCCTTCCGCTGACAAGGCCGACTGAACATGCAATTCGACATCTGGACGCAAAGCCTGCTCACCGCCATGAACACCCTGTGGGGCAAGCTGGCCGGGTTCATTCCGAACCTGCTCGCCGCGCTGGTGATCGTGCTGCTCGGCTTCGTCGTGGCCAAACTGCTCGACGCGCTGCTCTCCAAGCTGCTCGCCAAGGTCGGCCTCGACCGCCTGATGGCCGGCACCGGCCTGACCAAGCTGCTGTCGCGCGCCGGCATCCAGGTGCCCGTCTCGACCCTGGTCGGCAAGATCGTCTACTGGTTCGTGCTGCTGGTGTTCCTCGTCTCCGCCGCGGAGTCCTTAGGTCTGCAGCGTGTCTCGGCGACCCTGGACATGCTCGCGCTGTACCTGCCCAAGGTGTTCGGTGCGGCGCTGGTGCTGATCGTCGGCATCCTGCTGGCCCAGCTGGCCAACAGCCTGGTGCGCGGCGCCGCCGATGGCGTCGGCCTGGAGTACTCCAACGGCCTGGGCCGCGTCGCCCAGTGGCTGGTCATCATCATCAGTATCTCGGTCGCCATCGGCCAGCTCGAGGTGAAGACCGACCTGCTCAACTACATCATCGCCATCGTGCTGATCACCATCGGTCTGGCTGCCGCGCTGGCGCTGGGCCTGGGCAGCCGCGAGGTGGCGGGGCAGATCATTGCGGGAATCTACGTGCGGGAGCTGTATCAGGTCGGACAACAGGTGAAAGTGGCGGATGTCGAAGGCATCATCGAGGAAATTGGTACCATCAAGACTATCCTGCTGACAGACGAGGGTGAGCTGGTGTCGATCGCCAACCGCATCCTGCTCGATCAGCGTGTAACCAGTCGCTGAAGATGATGACCGATTGCCGGTACGGCTTGCCCGAAGCCGCGCCGGACGCTGACTTGACCTGGCCCGACCCGACTTGAACAAGCCGCAATCACTGTCCTTGCGCTATGACCCGCGCCAGCTCACCGACGAGGAGCTGGTGGAGCGTTCTCACGAGGAGCTATACCACGTGACGCGGGCCTACGAAGAGCTGATGCGCCGCTACCAGCGCACCCTCTTCAACGTCTGCGCGCGCTACCTGGGCAACGACCGGGACGCCGATGATGTGTGTCAAGAGGTCATGCTCAAGGTGCTGTATGGTCTGAAGAACTTCGAGGGGAAATCGAAGTTCAAGACCTGGCTGTACAGCATCACTTACAACGAGTGCATTACCCAGTATCGGAAGGAACGGCGCAAACGCAGATTGCTCGATGCGCTGAGTCTGGATCCCGTCGAGGAGGCTTCCGAGGAGAAGGCTCCGAAGATCGAAGAACGGGGTGGGCTGGACCGCTGGCTAGTTCATGTCAATCCCATCGACCGGGAGATCCTGGTCCTTCGATTTGTCGCGGAACTGGAATTCCAGGAGATCGCCGATATCATGCACATGGGACTCAGCGCCACGAAAATGCGCTACAAACGTGCACTCGATCGAATGAGAGAAAAGTTTTCGAATGTGACGGAATCTTAGTCCGGGAAATATTGTCTCTCTGTTTGGCGAGTTCTGATAAACTTGCCACCCAAGTTGTACGGCCTATGGTTAGGACAACTTATTGACCACCAAGATGGGGATTTAACGGATGAAACTGAAGAACACCTTAGGCGTCGTAGTTGGCTCGCTGATCGCCACCTCCGCTATCAACGCGTTCGCCCAAGGCGAAGGCGCCGTCGAAGTCGAAGCTTTCGGCAAGCGCTACTTCACCGACAGCGTTCGTAACATGAAGAATGCGGACCTGTACGGCGGTTCCGTTGGTTACTTCCTGACCGACGACGTCGAGCTGGCTCTGTCCTACGGTGAGTACCACGACGTTCGTGGTACCTACGAGACCGGCAACAAGAAGGTCCACGGCAACCTGAGCACTCTGGACGCCATCTACCACTTCGGCACTCCGGGTGCTGGCAACCTGCGTCCGTACGTTTCGGCAGGTATCGGCCACCAGAGCCTGACCAACATCAACTCCGACAATGGCGGCCGTCAGAACCTGACCATGGCCATGATCGGTACCGGTCTGAAGTACTACTTCACCGACAACTTCTACGCCAAAGCCAGCCTGGACGGTCAGTACGGTCTGGAGCAGCGCGTGAACGGTCACCAGGGCGAGTGGATGGCTGGCCTGGGCGTTGGTATGAACTTCGGCGGCGGCGCCAAGCCGGCCCCGGCTCCGGAGCCGGTTGCTGAAGTCTGCTCCGACTCCGACAACGACGGCGTCTGCGACAACGTCGACAAGTGCCCGAACACCCCGGCCAACGTCACCGTTGACGCCAACGGCTGCCCGGCTGTTGCCGAAGTCGTTCGCGTTCAGCTGGACGTGAAGTTCGACTTCGACAAGTCCAAGGTTAAAGAGAACAGCTACGCTGACATCAAAAACCTGGCTGACTTCATGAAGCAGTACCCGTCCACCTCCACCACCGTTGAAGGCCACACCGACTCCGTCGGCACCGACGCCTACAACCAGAAACTGTCCGAGCGTCGTGCCAACGCCGTTCGTGACGTGCTGGTCAACCAGTACGGTGTTGAAGGCGGTCGCGTAAACGCTGTTGGTTACGGTGAGTCCCGTCCGGTTGCTGACAACGCAACTGCCGAAGGCCGCGCCATCAACCGTCGCGTTGAAGCCGAAGTAGAAGCCCAAGCCAAGTAATTGGTCTGAGCTGACGAAAAACCCGGCCTAGGCCGGGTTTTTCTTTGCCTGCGAAAAAGTGCGGCTCAGGCGGAGTGGGCCAGCAGCGCCTGCTGCGCTGCGGCGGCCACGTCGCCGATTATCAGAATCGCCGGGCTTTTCAGCGCAAAACGCTGGGCGTCCTCCAGCAGGTCGACCAATCGACTGCGGTATTCGCGCTGGGCGGGCAGGGAGGCGTTCTCGATCATCGCCACCGGCATGTCCGCGGCCATGCCGCCAGCGAGCAGTCCATCGCGGATTTCCGAAAGCTTCGCCACGCCCATGTACACCACCAGGGTGGTGCCGCCTTCGGTCAGGCCACGCCAGTTCAGAGGGCTGTCGTCCTGGGTATGGGCGGTCACCAGGGTGACGCCCCGGCTGACGCTGCGCAGGGTCACGGAGATGCCGCACTGGGTGGCGGCCGCAAGGCCTGCGGTGATGCCGTTGACCAGTTCGCAGTCGACACCGCGGGCCATCAGCCATTCGGCTTCCTCGCCGCCACGCCCGAAAATGCACGGGTCGCCGCCTTTCAGGCGCGCCACGCGGCGGCCCTGGCGGGCGTAGCGCAGCATCAGGCGGTGAATGAACTCCTGCGGTGTGGAGCGGCAGCCGCCGCGCTTGCCGACGGCAATGACCCGGGCAGATGGGCAGTGCTCCAGCACGGCGGGATTGACCAGATCATCGATCAGCACAACGTCTGCCTGCGCCATCGCTCGCACGGCCTTCAGGGTCAGCAATTCCGGATCGCCGGGGCCGGCGCCGATCAGCCAGACTTTTCCACTCATGTCGTTCTCCTCAGGCTGCCGTCTACGCGGCGTTGCTCAGGCCGTGACGGCCAACGATTGCCGGGCCAGCAGGCGCTTGATCTCCGGTACGCAGGAGCCGCAGGCGGTCCCGCACTGGAGTTGATCCTTGAGGCCGTCGAGGTCGAGGCCCTTGACGATGCCCGCCTGGATGCGGCTCTGGCTGACGTTCAGACAGTTGCACAATGTCTTGTCGGCTGCTGCCCCGGCCTGGCCTGGGGCGGCGCTGAGCGGGGCCAGTAGCCAGCGGCGCAGGTCCTGATCGGCGCGGCCTTTCTGCCACAGTTCGCGCAGCCAGGCGCGGGCGGCGGTTTCGCCGGCCAGGCGCAGCGAGACGATGCGCGAGTGTTCGATGCGGACGCGCTTGCCGACCGTGCGGCGCGGGTCGTCATAGGCCATGACCGGGCCCTCTTCGAGGCCGAGCAGGGCGTCGATGCGGGCCAGCCACTCGGCACTTGGCGCTTCTGCGTGCGCGGCGCGGATCACCAGCGCCGGGCGTTCGCGGCCGGTGGGGCTGAAGCTGGCGTAGCGCAGTTCCTCGAACAATGGGCGCAGGGCGTCGAAGCGCTGCTGCACCTCGCCTTCCACCAGGGCGAAGAACTGCCAGGGCAGCTCCACGCGGCTGACCTCCACGGTGGCGTGTTTCAGTTCGGGTTGATGCGACAGCGGGTCCACGGCCGGCAGGGTGAGGACATTGACGCCCAGCCCCTTGAGGAAGCGATCACCCCAGTGCATTGGCAGGAAGGCCTGGCCGGGACGCAGGCGGTCGTCGGCCTGCACCGGCAGCACCAGTTCGCCGCGGCGGCTGCGCAGGCGCACCAACTGGCCGTCGCTGATGCGCCGGCGGCGCAGTTCGTCCGGGTGCAGGCCGAGTATGGCTTCTGCCACGTGGCCAAACAGTTGCGGCGCGGTGCCGGTACGGGTCATGCCGTGCCATTGATCGCGCAGGCGGCCGGTGTTGAGGATCAGCGGGTAGCGCGCGTCGCGCTTTTCCTTGGGGGCGCGGTAGGGCTCGGCAATCAGCCGGGCCCGCCCCGTCGCGGTGGGGAAGTGTCCGTCGCCGTACAGGCGCGCGGTGCTGCGCGCCGCGCCGGCGGCGAAGGGCCATTGCTGCGGGCCGCGCGCGTCCAGCAGCGCATAGTCGATGCCGGAGAGGTCGAGGTCACGCTCGCGGGTCAGTCGCTTGTACTCGTCGAACAGGGCGGCCGGCGAGTGGAAATCGAACAGGCTGGGTAGTCTGGGACGCAGACGCCGTTCCAGGCGGCGGGCGAAATCGCAGACGATGTCCCAGTCCGCCCGCGCCTCGCCGATCGCCGGGATGGCCGGACGGACGTGGCTGATGCGGCGCTCGGAGTTGGTCACCGTGCCTTCCTTCTCGCCCCAGCTGGCGGCTGGCAGCAGCAGGTCGGCGTACTGGCAGGTCTCGCTGGTGGTGAAGGCCTCCTGGACGATGACGAAGGGGCACGCAGCCAGGGCTTCGCGCACGCGGGTCTGATCCGGCAGGGATTGGGCCGGGTTGGTGCAGGCGATCCACAGGGCCTTGATGCGCCCGTCGCGTACCGCATCGAACAGTTCGATGGCGCTCAGGCCGGGATTCTCCGGCAGCCGTTCGACGCCCCAGTAGGTGGCGACCTCCGCACGATGCTCGGCGTTGCCGGCCTCGCGGTGGCCGGGCAGCAGGTTGGACAAGCTGCCGGTCTCGCGGCCGCCCATGGCGTTGGGCTGGCCGGTAAGGGAGAAGGGGCCGGCGCCGGGGCGGCCGATCTGCCCGGTAGCCAGGTGCAGGTTGATCAGCGCGCTGTTCTTCGCACTGCCGGCGCTGGACTGGTTCAGGCCCATGCACCAGAGCGAGAGGAAGGCAGGCGCCTGGCCGATCCACTGGGCCGCGCGCTGCAGATCATCCACGGCGATGCCGCAGATGTCCGCCACGGCCAGCGGGCCGTAGTCGCGCACCAGGGCTTTGAGTTCATCCAGGCCCTCGGTGTGAGCATCGATGAAGGCACGGTCGATCCAGCCTTCCCAGAGCAGGATATGCAGGATGCCGTGGAACAGCGCGACGTCGGTGCCGGGCAGGATCGCCAGGTGCAGGTCGGCCGCCTCGGCGGTGTCGGTGACGCGCGGGTCGATGACGATCAGTTTCATCTCCGGGCGCCGCGCGCGGGCGTCTTCCAGGCGGCGGAACAGAACGGGATGGGCGTAGGCCATGTTGCTGCCGGCGATCATCACGCAATCGGCCAGCTCGATGTCCTCGTAGCTGCAGGGCGGGGCGTCGGCGCCCAGGCTGCGCTTGTAGCCGACCACCGCCGAAGACATGCACAGGCGCGAGTTGCTGTCGATGTTGTGGGTGCCGACCAGGGCGCGGGCCAGCTTGTTGAAGGCGTAGTAGTCCTCGGTCAGCAGTTGGCCGGAGACGTAGAAGGCCACGCTATCCGGTCCGTGCTCGCGGAGGGTCTCGGCGAAGACGCCGGCGGCGTGCTCCAGCGCGGTGTCCCAGCCGGTGCGGGTGCGCGGCAGGCCCTTGCCCAGGCGCAGCTCCGGGAACTGCGCGCGGGCGGCCGCATCGCCGGTGAGGTGCAGGGTCGCACCCTTGCTGCACAGGCGGCCGAAGTTGGCGGGGTGCTGCGGGTCGCCCTGTACGCCGAGGATGCGCTCGTCGTCGTGTTCGATCAGGACGCCGCAGCCGACGCCGCAGTAGCAGCAGGTGGATGCGGTGGTGCGACGGTTCGGGTTCA from Pseudomonas sp. GCEP-101 includes these protein-coding regions:
- the ppsA gene encoding phosphoenolpyruvate synthase, which encodes MVEYVVSLDKLGVHDVEHVGGKNASLGEMISNLAGAGVSVPGGFATTAQAYRDFLEQSGLNDRIHAALDALDVDDVNALAKTGAQIRQWVMEAEFPERLDAEIRKAFADMAGGNDNMAVAVRSSATAEDLPDASFAGQQETFLNIRGVDNVIRAAKEVFASLFNDRAIAYRVHQGFDHKLVALSAGVQRMVRSETGTAGVMFTLDTESGFRDVVFITGAYGLGETVVQGAVNPDEFYVHKPTLEAGRPAILRRNLGSKAIKMIYGDEAKAGKSVKVVDVDKADRARFALTDAEVTELAKQALIIEKHYQRPMDIEWAKDGDDGKLYIVQARPETVKSRSSANVMERYLLKEKGKVLVEGRAIGQRIGAGPVKVIHDVSEMDKVQPGDVLVSDMTDPDWEPVMKRASAIVTNRGGRTCHAAIIARELGIPAVVGCGNATAALKDGQRVTVSCAEGDTGLIYEGELGFDVRQNSVDAMPELPFKIMMNVGNPDRAFDFAQLPNEGVGLARLEFIINRMIGVHPKALLNFAGLPADIKESVEKRIAGYDDPVGFYVEKLVEGVSTLAAAFWPKKVIVRLSDFKSNEYANLIGGKLYEPEEENPMLGFRGASRYISESFRDCFELECRAMKKVRNEMGLTNVELMVPFVRTLGEASQVVDLLATNGLKRGENGLRVIMMCELPSNALLADEFLEFFDGFSIGSNDLTQLTLGLDRDSGIVAHLFDERNPAVKKLLSNAIQACNRAGKYIGICGQGPSDHPDLAKWLMEQGIESVSLNPDSVLDTWFFLAEGQS
- a CDS encoding lysophospholipase; protein product: MQSSSQLFPVALMSAELRGDLTEDVYLLKPNNSPDSSVELAVTRLGRADERRGVPVILLHGSFSNRRFWFSPKGIGLGAYLARAGYDVWIAEMRGHGLSPRNEGYDRNRVADYARFDLPAIGSFVVEQNGQAPHWIGHSLGGVTLAAALGGGYLDERQAASAVLCGSQVSRTYWPLKLPPVAWSGRFLLKRMGGLSGTRLKRGPEDEPLGLALEALHWYSLFGRFGEKDNDWWGGLQKATLPVLAIGSDGDLQDPAWACRKLLEQFGSQVRQFLRLGRRHGFSEDFGHVEMLISKNAQREVWPLLHYWLEHGELPEGQGALAQA
- the rraA gene encoding ribonuclease E activity regulator RraA, with translation MHYVTPDLCDAYPELVQVVEPMFSNFGGRDSFGGEIVTIKCFEDNSVVKEQVEKDGKGKVLVVDGGGSLRRALLGDMLAEKAAKNGWEGIVVYGCIRDVDVIAQTDLGVQALASHPMKTDKRGIGDLNVAVTFGGITFRPGEFVYADNNGIIVSPKALKMPE
- a CDS encoding zinc transporter ZntB, whose protein sequence is MQQYESGTERGLIDGFVLDGHGGGRRITRSELPLLDLKPEESLWVHWDRGVPEAQSWLRESSGLNQFACDLLLEEATRPRLVDLGGERLLLFLRGVNLNPGAVPEDMVSLRVYAEAQRVISLRLRPLKAVADLRADLDAGTGPKTASEVVLYLAHYLTDRVDTLIGGLADQLDSMEESIEEDERSIPDQHQLRTLRRRAAGLRRYLAPQRDIYSQMVKYKASWTVVDDADYWNELYNRLTRNLEELELVRERISLIQEAEHRRITERMNRTMYLLGIITGFFLPISFVTGLLGINVGGIPGASAPYGFAVACAVILGVVGFQWWIFRRLRWL
- a CDS encoding mechanosensitive ion channel family protein; this encodes MQFDIWTQSLLTAMNTLWGKLAGFIPNLLAALVIVLLGFVVAKLLDALLSKLLAKVGLDRLMAGTGLTKLLSRAGIQVPVSTLVGKIVYWFVLLVFLVSAAESLGLQRVSATLDMLALYLPKVFGAALVLIVGILLAQLANSLVRGAADGVGLEYSNGLGRVAQWLVIIISISVAIGQLEVKTDLLNYIIAIVLITIGLAAALALGLGSREVAGQIIAGIYVRELYQVGQQVKVADVEGIIEEIGTIKTILLTDEGELVSIANRILLDQRVTSR
- the sigX gene encoding RNA polymerase sigma factor SigX, with protein sequence MNKPQSLSLRYDPRQLTDEELVERSHEELYHVTRAYEELMRRYQRTLFNVCARYLGNDRDADDVCQEVMLKVLYGLKNFEGKSKFKTWLYSITYNECITQYRKERRKRRLLDALSLDPVEEASEEKAPKIEERGGLDRWLVHVNPIDREILVLRFVAELEFQEIADIMHMGLSATKMRYKRALDRMREKFSNVTES
- a CDS encoding OmpA family protein; this encodes MKLKNTLGVVVGSLIATSAINAFAQGEGAVEVEAFGKRYFTDSVRNMKNADLYGGSVGYFLTDDVELALSYGEYHDVRGTYETGNKKVHGNLSTLDAIYHFGTPGAGNLRPYVSAGIGHQSLTNINSDNGGRQNLTMAMIGTGLKYYFTDNFYAKASLDGQYGLEQRVNGHQGEWMAGLGVGMNFGGGAKPAPAPEPVAEVCSDSDNDGVCDNVDKCPNTPANVTVDANGCPAVAEVVRVQLDVKFDFDKSKVKENSYADIKNLADFMKQYPSTSTTVEGHTDSVGTDAYNQKLSERRANAVRDVLVNQYGVEGGRVNAVGYGESRPVADNATAEGRAINRRVEAEVEAQAK
- the cobA gene encoding uroporphyrinogen-III C-methyltransferase gives rise to the protein MSGKVWLIGAGPGDPELLTLKAVRAMAQADVVLIDDLVNPAVLEHCPSARVIAVGKRGGCRSTPQEFIHRLMLRYARQGRRVARLKGGDPCIFGRGGEEAEWLMARGVDCELVNGITAGLAAATQCGISVTLRSVSRGVTLVTAHTQDDSPLNWRGLTEGGTTLVVYMGVAKLSEIRDGLLAGGMAADMPVAMIENASLPAQREYRSRLVDLLEDAQRFALKSPAILIIGDVAAAAQQALLAHSA
- a CDS encoding nitrate reductase → MNPNRRTTASTCCYCGVGCGVLIEHDDERILGVQGDPQHPANFGRLCSKGATLHLTGDAAARAQFPELRLGKGLPRTRTGWDTALEHAAGVFAETLREHGPDSVAFYVSGQLLTEDYYAFNKLARALVGTHNIDSNSRLCMSSAVVGYKRSLGADAPPCSYEDIELADCVMIAGSNMAYAHPVLFRRLEDARARRPEMKLIVIDPRVTDTAEAADLHLAILPGTDVALFHGILHILLWEGWIDRAFIDAHTEGLDELKALVRDYGPLAVADICGIAVDDLQRAAQWIGQAPAFLSLWCMGLNQSSAGSAKNSALINLHLATGQIGRPGAGPFSLTGQPNAMGGRETGSLSNLLPGHREAGNAEHRAEVATYWGVERLPENPGLSAIELFDAVRDGRIKALWIACTNPAQSLPDQTRVREALAACPFVIVQEAFTTSETCQYADLLLPAASWGEKEGTVTNSERRISHVRPAIPAIGEARADWDIVCDFARRLERRLRPRLPSLFDFHSPAALFDEYKRLTRERDLDLSGIDYALLDARGPQQWPFAAGAARSTARLYGDGHFPTATGRARLIAEPYRAPKEKRDARYPLILNTGRLRDQWHGMTRTGTAPQLFGHVAEAILGLHPDELRRRRISDGQLVRLRSRRGELVLPVQADDRLRPGQAFLPMHWGDRFLKGLGVNVLTLPAVDPLSHQPELKHATVEVSRVELPWQFFALVEGEVQQRFDALRPLFEELRYASFSPTGRERPALVIRAAHAEAPSAEWLARIDALLGLEEGPVMAYDDPRRTVGKRVRIEHSRIVSLRLAGETAARAWLRELWQKGRADQDLRRWLLAPLSAAPGQAGAAADKTLCNCLNVSQSRIQAGIVKGLDLDGLKDQLQCGTACGSCVPEIKRLLARQSLAVTA